ATTTGATTTTGCCTTAGAATGCTACTAACTCTCAGTACTTAAATGATTCACTGGGACATGTTGACTGACAGATTGAATTATATACCTCTATGGCCAAAGTGATTTTGTTTTCCAGTAATCAAAACACTGAAAGAAGATAATAGaaattaatcccaacacttgggaggcagaggcaggcggatttctgtgaattcgaggccggcctggtctccagagcaagtgccaggataggctccaaagctacacagagaaaacctgtctcgaaaaaccaaaaaaaaaaaaaaaagaaattcagtatGTTCAAAAATATCTTATATGACATGTCTGAGTCATTATTGAAAATTACTTTAACATGGGCCTGAATTATTTAAGTGATTCATTTGCTATCTTATCTATATGTTTTGGCTTTGTACCTTATTAATCATAAAGTGAGGTGGATTGTAGTATTGTACTTCAACTTAGTTCCACATATCTTTGAATTTTGAGATGGCTACATGACCAAGAAAGGAGTCAATATTTAGGAGAAATTATACtcatttaaaaattaggaaagcAGACATTTGCCATGCAGATATTTAAGGTTAAAAGTTAGAATAGTTGTCTTACCTGGATTTCACTGAGGAGCATGTTCTGAAAGAGCATATTAGCCCTATAGTCAAGGTCTCAGAATTTAAGAATACTTATGTACCTTGATCTCACAACAACTGAGATGGAAGAAATGAAGATCATTGGCTACCCACAGGATATAATAGGTATGTACCTTGTACTGCAAATTTAAAGCCTTCTGTCAAATCCTGAGGGGATTTTTCAGCACTGACATCAGTATTTTTCTGTAGAGAATTTAAGTCCTAACAAAAATGAACCCTATGAAATTAATTAAGACTGCCCAATAAGAACATGGTCTTTACTAAAGTGAGCTTGAAGATTATCTTGCTAGTTTGAGTGTAACTGACCTAACTCTTAAAATTCTCCTCAACTTGGTGCATATAATCTAACATATAGGATAGGAAATAGTCTGGAGGATACTTTAATAGAGGATGTAAAATTAATGTCAGTTATGAAAATAATTAGCACTGGACAGAATAAATGGCTCAGCAACAAAAGTGTTGCCTAtttatgaggatctgagttcaaatccccagaacccacatttaaaaggAGGGTGTGCCCTCAGGAACTTGTAATTATAGCATTGTGGGGaggaatggagacagaaggatagcTAGAAATTGCTGGACATCAGCATAGCTCCAGGTTAGGTGACAGAGTTTGTCTCAAGCACATACAATGGAGAGTGACAGAACAGGACAGCCAatgtccttggctgtcctgtgtgtgcaaatatgtgtTCACACAAAGAATTAATAGAAATTTTGTTGAAGTGGACAATGGTTGTGAAGATGGTTGAAGTGGAAAACATTCTTGACAAAGAGGTGTAAAGATCTGAGCTCAGATGCCAATATCCATTTAAAAAGCTGTGTGGGCCTGAcaatggtggcatatacctttaatcccagcatttttggaggcagaggcaggctggtatctgtgagtttgagggtagcctggtctaaggtgtgagttccaggactcacagtgctgttatacagagaacccTTTCttgaacaaacaagaaaaaaatcaatcaattagTTGATCGATTcatgaattaattaaaattaatttattaattaaaaactgtttggGACAGAACATGCCTGTAGTTATTACCAGTTTTGTGATGGCAGCTATAGATGGTTGCTTTTTAGCTAGTCTAGCCAATATGTgagcttccacatgcatgtatgaACCTCTGTAAGTCATATGAACCTCAAGCAAACACAGGTATgaacacaaatgaacaaatatttcCTTCTTGGTAAGGGAATGAAAAGTAAAgacacttagttttttttttttcacaagtgtGTCACTTTGAAATCCACCAGGTCAGGGATGTGGGATGCTGACTCACTTCTCTTTCTCAAAATTATACATTTATCTGTATAAGGCTGCATATGAACCTAGCCTGTCTTGTCTTGCTTGTTGATACATGACCCAAGACCATGCCCACTCTTGTGATGGACTTCTACCAGTGACCTCCAGGGACCTTTGGATCAAACTGCATCTGTGGGAATGGGGAGTTATAACTAAATATTGAGGGTTCAGCTCCCAGTCAGTATCAGGGTACATAAAAAAATCCAGGAATTTGTTAATACCTCAGGAAACGTTCTTATCGATGTAATTGTTGGACTTTTTTTAATctgaggggaaaaataaagaacagataattTCTGCctgaaactttctttttatttcatctggAAAAATCCTCTTTGAATAATCTCTCTTGCTCCCCTTCCAAATGCTCTGTTCAACAGTTTCTCCCTAATTAGTTCtacatctttctctctctgcctctgggcTGCGGCCCTGCTGCCTTGGCCCttcactctctgcctccctccattgctgccctctgctctctcactctcttctgcAGCCTtcccttctttgctctctctctttctcacacacacactctggaatTCATAAGCTAACAACGAAGAAGGCTCAAACATAAGAAATCATTGAGCCATAGACACCGACAGAGGACACTTCAGGAAGGAGCTGTGAGATGCACCCGTCTGGGAGAAGAGTGTGCAAGATGTGTGCATACTATAGCTGGCatactcctcttcctcccctccgaCTAGGACCAACTTCTAGCTCCCACATTGCAACAAGGTTACAGATTTCTCAATGGTAACTTAAAAGATGAGATAgttactcagtgtgtgtgtgtgtgtgtgtgtgtgtgtgtgtgtgtgtgtgtgtgtgtgaagtctagacaaaaaacaaactggGCTTagaatggagaaaggagaaagcttgCATGTACAGAAAGGGAATCTCTTGGATCTCCTTGCATTTCCCCTATCACTCACAGTAGTTGTAAAGGTCCCCAAAATATTGCATCTATGGTGCCATTACACAGCCATTTGGATTATCTAAGGGGTATTGCGGCCAAATTTCATTGCAAAGGTAAATAAGTTTAGGGCACTTCAGGTCAGGTGCCAGGAGTAGAGGTTGGGGGTTTCTAAGAGGCCTCAAGGAAGAATGAGAGGGTTAGGAGGACACCGTTCCCATGATGAGACTGGAGAAGGAAAATTCCACTGTTGACTATACTCCCGGATGTCTCCAGGTCTCAGGGAGGACAGAATGAGGACCAAGTTGTTCATTGGATCATCACCACACTCAACATAGTGCATGacgtgaaattctcaaagaagcaataaaaaaaattgtgttaaAACAATGGTCATTGTTTGGTTCTCCttcaaaaatcatttcatttttaacaaaataaaatataatggtaAAACAAAATTATCCCATTGACGTTGgagaaggcaaacaaacaaagtaaaagagGCCCAAATAtggcactaaaataaaaaacctagttATTCACATACACAGGGATCTCTTAAAAGTAGGAAAGTTAAAGCTATAATACATAAGCAGAGTAACAGGTTCAGACCTGTGTTGATCCTGTGCTTGAGGCATCAGTATCTGGGAGGTCATATGAATGTTGGTCAGTTGATTCCCAGGGCTTttctctcctggtgtcctccatggcctctgggtcttacactctttccatctcctctttcaAGGTGTTCCCTGAGCTTCAAgaggaggaatttgatggagaaatTCCATTTACAGGTGTTTTCCAATGTCTGTCCATCTCTGTACTTTGTCTGGCTTGGGTCTCTGTATGCATTTCCATCTGCTGAGAAGGAGGCATCTCTGATAAAGGCTGAATAAGGAATCCGTATATGGGTATAACATAGTATGAATAAGAGTCATGTTATTATTGTTactaattttctttatataaatagTATTTGGTTTCATACTATGTATCAGTGTTACCTGGTCTCTGGTTCTGGCAGGTTTGGGTATGAGTTCTGAATTGTGGAATGGATCTTAGGACAAATCAGACACTGGCTGGTggctcccacaagctttgtgaaAATTAATGGTTAATTATTAAATGCAAAATGTGGAGTCCTCTGAAAATAGCACCCCCTGCTCccctacaaacacatgcacaaattcCCAGAAGTTATGCAATAGAAATTTATGGCTTTGTGATTGAAGTAGTTAGACTAGTCTCAAAACTTAGCTACATGCAAGCTCTAAAATCAGACTCCCATTGGTGTTGATACATTCATAGAAGGAGAAAGTCAATTGGCTCATGATTATCTGGATctctagaagaaaatgaaacaaaacaacagggcAGAAACAGTTTTCTCCTCCACAGAATCATCAACTCTCCTCCAAGGAAGCAATATCCTTAATGCTAGAAAACATTCAAAAgctgaaactgaaaaaaagaggGACATGAAACATACTTGAAAAAACAGTccctcaacaacagaaaggaggAATCTGTATAAACAAGAGTTTCCTTTTAAACAGAGACCCTGCAACCAGGGAGGAGGAAGTGAAACACAGACATGGAGACTTCAGCTGGGCTGCTGTGTGTCCCATGCTGTAATCCTGGGAATTCTTCATTTACTCCAGATCTTCTGTCTATACGATGTGATATCAATATCTGAAAACAATGTAGAGATGAATCTGCAAAAAAGGGGAACATTTGAGAGGGAAATAAGCAAATTATACAATTAAAATGGAGCCTCTAAACTCTTCAAGGTGTATAGGAAAGTCTTAAGATATTCCcagggaaggaaaaaggccatATGAGCTGTTTAGAAGGAACATTCAATGGCATAGTGAAACTTCTTAAGAGGTGGTGAACTAATGGGAGTGACTGCAGTTACCTGTCAAAGCTATTCCTGTAAATTGGAATTGGCCATGGAAGAAATATGCCATTCATTTACTGTAGTCTGGGTATATGAATCCACTCATAAGAATAGAATATAGAAGAGAAAAAAGTGCACTGTGGTGTAGAACCAAATGCAAGCCAGCTGATTTCTCCTACTATGAAGAGTTATGAGCCACGTTGATGATATTTACTGTTGATAAATAGTGAATAAAATGGTAGTTTACTTCATGCTGTTCCAACCCTCAAACCTGTAATGAAATCATCAGAAAAATACACTTGATGAGTGTATGCccatttcttataaaaattttcaaggccacaaaaatatttttaatgtgtaaagGTGTAGTGTCTCTCAAAAGCCACCATCTGAAGACCTGGTTTTCAATTTCTGGTGATGTGATGAGACTGCTGAACATTTCCGAGGCCcagtgagaggaagggagagCATTGCAAATGGCCTTGAAAGGAATATTGAGTTTCCCGGAgtcatctcttctccctctgttcCCTGGCTCCCACAAAAGAAACTTTCTAATATATAATTTATCCATGATGCATTGCATCATGACTCCACTAAAGCAAACTGGGTTAGCTGACTATGggttagaaaaaaataactttgtttATCTTTggtatagtttttatttttaagatttaagattttatttgtctgAGTGATAGAAATGTGAGTGTTTGGTAAGGGACATCTGATAACTAGTTGTTGTCAAGAGGAGCCAAAATGAAACACTGAGTTACAGTGGTTTCAATGGTGAGATCACAGATCAGAAGAACTTTATACACAAAGCTTTGAAATTCACGAGTACAAACTTCATAACATAACATTGTCTTGCAATATCAAATATGTTAGTGTGATTAGTAAGGTGTTAATAGCATGGGAAAAtgactatatattttattatatattaattatatatattattaagtTCCCAATATATATAGTCATTGGGAACTTAATTTGAAAGCTTACTTTTAAAACACAAGATTTTGAGTTAAAGTTCTATTTTAGAATGAAGCCTGGTTATCTGGGGGACAATGACAACTTTCCACAGATTTATTAAAATACTCTGATCACCATAGATAAAAAGCTTTGGGATCCAGAGAATTCACACACTTTCAACATGTCATCTTCTAGACTAATTTTTGGTTagccagaaaacaaaatgttattttgGAATGTGAATATCCAATTAAAGCATttttagaaagatttaaaaacagcATTGATCTAGGTGTTGATatcaaatgtctttaatcccagaactcaggatgcagaggcaggcagatctctctgagtttgataactgcctggtctacaagagctagttccaggacagcctccaaagtcacagagaaacactgtactgtctggaaaaaacaacaacaacaaaaagctttgCCTCAACAGGATGAATAGAATATAAATGGACAACAATTTTCCTAGCATAACAGAAAAATTAACTTTATCAAGTCATGAGTAAGCATCAGAAAATTCAGATAGAAATATTTTAGaagatatgtgatatatatgtatatatattatgtttttataatattatatatatatatatgtggacTGTATTACAATATGTAGTTTAACTTATGGATCttaacaaattaaacaaaatggaTATTAAGAATCTGAATTGAAAAATCTTACTTAGTTTTAATTAACATTTCTTAATCAAGCACATATCAgagttacaaaaagaaattcaGATAACTCCTGAGTTGCAAAATGTTGAAGCATTCATGTTCAGAAAACAGTTGTGATATGCAGAAACCGATTAACTTGTTACAACTCAGGGTTTCACGTAATTTAATTAGTTTGATGCCTGTGAGTCAATGAATATTAGTAGTTATAGCTGACTAGTATAGCTATTTGCTGTGGAAGTGTATGCCTAATTTAGTGCCAGGGGCTCCACCaagctattgcccttggttgttcTCCAGAACTGCATAGAGACATCAGGTTGCAGAACACAGGGAAACCTTGCTAAaagtgttggtttttttgtttgtttgtttgttttttggtttttaattttgttttgttcccagcCATCTAGCTTTCATAGTGACAGAATTTGATATATAGGTAGTTAGTGTCAAAAATTAGCAAAAATAGCCTTTCTGAGATTTGACCCTTCCATGCTATAATACCAAGTTGCCAAATAAGATGTATCTCCTAGTAGAGTAGTGGCTGGCCTGTGATTAGGTCATCAAACAGCTGATTGGGACTGAGGCTCATTGTGTTAAAGGGAATTCATCCCTAGTAGTGTGGATCTATTCAAAGGCCCATGGGTGGtcatagaaaacattttcattgaGTATGGGTTTAGAAAAGGGCATTTTCAGCTTTGTATCTTTTTTCCAAAGGAGATGGTCCTTGTTTTCTAATGTTGCTGAAAAATCTCTTCATGATTCTTTTCATGACATTTattacttctttatttctcaGACTGTAAATGAAAGGGTTTAATAAAGGAATTACTACAGTGTAAAAGATAGCTACAGGGATATCTTTATCTCCTTCATTGACTGAACTTGGTCGAATATACATGTAGAGAAGAGACCCATAGAATATTGACACAGACAGAAAGTGGGATGCACAAGTTGATAAGGTTTTGCCTCTACCATCTTTAGATTTCATTGTGAATACAGTGAAAAGGATATACAAATAAGATACCAGGACTATAGTAATGGTAAAGGTTTGAATTGAACCAGAAAAGATGAGTATCATCAATTCATTGAGATAAGGGTCAACACACGAGCGTCTGTATAATGGAAGAACATCACAAAAAAAGTGCTTGATTACATGAGACCTACAGAAAGTTAACCTGAACAAGAATCCTATGTGAATTATGGAGTGCAGGTTTCCTGCTATGTAGGCTCCTACAGTCATCTGAAGGCAGAGCTTCTTGGACATCATGGTGTGGTACTGCAGTGGGTTGCATATGGCCaaatagcggtcataggccattgctGCCAGGAGGAAGCAGTCTGCAGTTTcagcaagacagagaaaatagAACTGTGCCATGCATTCATAGAGAGAAATCCTTCTGTCCACAGAAAAGAAGTTCTGTAGCATCTTGGGAGTGATggcacaggagcagcaggaatcCATGAGAGCCAGGTTGCCCAGAAAGATGTACATGGTGTGTGAAGACGGTGCTCCATGTAGATCAAGACCACCAGCCCCAGATTCCCCACCATGGTGACCAGATAGATAACAAAGAACACCAGGAACAGGAGGGTGTTCAGGTCTGGGTGATCTGAGAATCCCACCAGGATGAATTCATTTGTCACAGAGTAGTTATTCTCAGCCATCTCAGCTTGTCCATTGACACTGTAATGACAAAGATATAAAATTGTAATTCTTAGAATATAGTTTTCTCTTTATGCTTTCTTTGTATAAGAGGGAAAAttcctcagtggaaaaaaacaatggaatcttgaaatttgcatgaaaatggatggaactacaagaaaccattctgagcgaggtaacccaatcacaaaaagacaaacatgatatgtactcactcacatgtggattttagacctagagtaaaggattaccagcctacaacccacactgccagagagtcaagtaaacaaagaggaccggaaaagagacaaacattgtctcctggagaaggggaaagggtcaccattccctgagcaaattgagagctgggggaagaggaggggggcaAGGAGCttcgagaatgagaagggaagaagaggaaggatgcagaggtcatgaggaagcagaaaggttgagtcaggtgaagaagaaaggatatgtgataggtagggttttagttgggcggtgataggggaggatgggagggagaagggaactgggattgtcatgtaaatcaatcctgtttctaattcaaataaaaaaaagataaaaaaagattCACAGAGTATaatgaaataaacaattaaaatattacatagtAAAAAAGGGGAAATTTCTTCTTTGTtgcttttaacttaaaatttttactgTATTCACCCAGAATAAGGaagtatttttagaaatatattctCAATATATTAAATTCACTTTTGTGAATTGTGCAAAGAATACTAAGGACTGATGAATGTGTAGTTATATTTAAATAGAATAACCCAAAAGTTaggatgggataggggggcagtgggggacaggggaggagggaagggagaccaaactgggattgacatgtaaaacagaaatgtttataatttaaataaaacttacttaaaaattcaaaaaggGAATAacccaaaatttaaagaaataatggttttcactttttaaagcCATGTTCATACACATTTTTGTATTGAATTTGTTTATGCCATTATTCCCAttgagtttttcaaatatttaaatccTTCCTCTGTTTTGTAAAGCTAGTTTACATGCAATACTAATTACAGCTTGCCTAACACTGGGCTGTTCTTCCagtcctttatttaaaaaacaaaacaaaactatgcaTTTTGAGACAATCTCACTGTTATCCATTCTTTCCTTGAAGTCTCTCTGAAGCCCAGTTAAACTTTCAATTTTCAATCCTCATGCCTTAATGTCCAAAATAGTGAGGATTTCAGTCCTGCCCTGAAAGTCTTACCTAAAATTCATAGCTTGTGTGTATAATTGATATTACTTTATTTCCCAATACATATTTGAACACTTTTGCTACATTGAAAGCCTTCTGAGGATAGATAAGATTATTCATACTCCAGACTTGATCATGATGATCTGGGGTGGGTGACTTTACTTCCAATATGCTGATGaactttttattaactttttgttTCTGCATAGGCTCTAATGTGAGTGATTATCTACAAAGTAAATCTTGATGACACCACCTTTTGAAAGAGCTATCTTAAGAAAGTGATTTTGACTTTTTGATTTCTATTTCCCTGAAAATATATGCTATCTAAAGTGTGCTATGGCACATTAGAGCCACATTAAGATAGATTCTCTTCAGATGTTTTAAACCTCAAAAGTATAAGAGCTTAAACCCTAgaaatcacttcttttttttcgagacagcgtttctctgttgctttggaggctgtcctggaagtagctcttgtagaccaggctggtctcgaactcatagatatccacttgcctctacctccagagtgctgggattaaaggtgtgttccaccaacgcctggtttagaattcccttttttaaaaacaaaaatattattattgGCTTGGCTGGCTGGTTTGTGTAGATTTGAGATGATACTCTATTCTAATCAAAAGGTTTCGTAGTGGGACCAGAAATTAGGTAGCCTATGCTATCCCCTCCCCAAATATCTCTACCTGTTGACAAGATTCCTTGGAATCTCATGACGATGCTGCATCCCAGGACCACCACCAGATCAGACATCAGACTTGTTTGGCACTGGTGTACCTGTCAGCTAGCAAGGCTTAGGAGCCAGAGAACCACGATGGTGGTTAATTTTTACCTGTGATAGCAAGAGTAGGTggcttccttctgcctccatggGGAGGACTAATTCTCACCCTTCACCTTCAGTCCAGGGACTGGCGCTCAGGAGCCAGATATGCCAACCTATCATTTTCTCAATACCTCTGTCCATCCCCCAGCCTTGAGATGAGCTACCCGAGAAAGTCTTCCCCTTAATAATCCAGTCAACGGTCAGATGTAGTGGAGCATCCAACAGGATAGTGTAACTCTGAGACAGAATGTCTTGGATGTAGCTGTTTGGGGCTATGTTTGTATTTAAGTggcaaacaagaaaaggaaataaaatcgaAGCTTATTTGtcatcataaaaataaagcaaaaatttaaaatactaaaaatcttgactttcctgatttttctgtttccttagaaAATTATGCTCGCTAAGGACCATGGCACCTTAGAGCCTCGTGAAGATGTATTTACTTCTTTTGGTTTTAAATCTTAAAGACAAAAAGCTTAAATTCTAGAATTTTGAatccaaatttcatttttctttagaatgCTACTAGCTCTCAATGCTCACTGACTCATTGGGACACAGTGACTGAGAGATTGAATTATATACCTCTATGGCCTAAATGATTTTGATTCCCAGTAATAGCAGTAGCTATTCACTTTTTTCAAGAATATTAATTATATTGTATGTCTGTTTCATTACtagaaattattttcaacatATTCCTGAATTATCTAAGTGATTAATTTGCCCTCTTACCTATATTTGGGGGTTCTACCTTACAATCACAAAGGGAAATGGATTACATCATTGTACTTCAACTTGTTTCCACAAATCTTTGAATTTTGAATGTGCTGCATGGTCAAGAGAGGAGTCATGATTCAggacaaatgaaaatttatttaataattagaAAAGCAAATATTTGTTCTCTTACCTGGATTTTGCTGAGGAGCACATTCTGAAAGTGCTTATTTGTCTTATAGTCAAGATCTCAATTTAAGAATACCTATGTACCTAGATCTCACAACAATTGAGATGGAATAAGCAAAGATCATAGGCTACCCGGAGGAAATAATAGCTATGTACCTTGTGTTGCAAACTTAAGCTTTCTGTCAAATCCTGAGAGAATTTCTCAGCACTGACATCAGTATTTTTCTGTAGAGAATTTAAGTCCCTACAAAAAATGAATCATTTGAAATTAATTAAGACTGTTCAATAAGAACATGGTCTTTACTAGGGTGAGCTTAAGATTATCTTGCTAGATTGAGTGTAACTGACCTAACTCTTAAAATTCTCAACTTTTGCGCATACAATATAGGAAATAGTCTGGAGAATACTTTAATGGAGGATGTAAAATTAATGTGAGTTATGAAAATAATTAGCACTGGGCAGACGAAATGACTCAGCAGCCAATGTGCTGCCTaagtatgaggatctgagttcaaatccccagaacttgAATTTAAAAGGTGGGTGTGCCCTCGTGTATTTGTAATCCTAGTGTTGTGAAGaggtgtggagacaggaggattgctagagTTTGATGACCATAAGCatagctccaggtttagtgaaagACAGTCTCAAGCATGTAGTATGGGGAATGATAGGATAGCCAATGTGTCCCTCTGCcctctgtgtgcatatatgtctTCACATACTCCTGTAAAATAAGTAGATGTAAGTGGAAAATGAGTGGAAAAATTTTTTGCCAAAAAGTGTGAAGATAGGAGTTCACATGCCCAACATCCATTTGAAAAGCTCTGTGCagatgcagcataaaagaatgcaaaaaaaagGTCTGTGTGGGATACCAATGCTGGAGAGGCAGCCATAGAAGGACTAGAAGGATCTTAGGACTTTCTATCTAGCTGGTCTAGCCTATTTCTGAACTTTAGTTTCCGTGAAAGATACTGACACAAAAATAGGGTGAAGAGGTGTTTGAAGAGACAGCacttgcatacatgtgtatgctcAGCCTCTACCCCCTACAAAACACAGATATGAACAGACAAATGTTTCCTTCTTGGTAAGGGAATAAAAAATTGCCTCACTTTGAAATCCACTAGGACAGGGATGTGGGATGCTGACTCACTTCTCTTTCTCAGAatcatccatttacctgtaaaaAGCTGCATATGGACTTAGCCTGTCTTGTCTTGCTTGTTGACACATGACCCAGACAATGTCCACTCTTGTGATGGACTTCTATCATTGATCTCCACTGCCCTATGGACCAAATATCagatatttcctccaacaagaggcactgttccttggtttcttcttcctctgtggatTTTCAGAGAGTGTGTTGGTTGTGTATTGCTTGTTTTACTGGCTGCCTGGCTGGTGTGTTCAAGGGGATTTATTGCTGGATTAAAGGCTGTTAGAAGAGGAGGCCAGTGGGAGAGTATCCCTTGCAGAGCTATGAGATATCCTGAGAATTGGGTCTTGGGGAACAGAGAGTGGGGAGAGGGTTCTTTGGTCAGCTTAACGGGTCACCTAGCAGAAGTGGCCTGTGGTTGAGCAAGGTATGCCCACCTGAGTAGGGGTTGCGACACAGTAGCAAGTAGAAGAGGGGAGATGAAGAGGATGGTCTGTGAATTCCACAAGAGATGTGGACGGGAGAGGGGAGGTTGAAGCAGTGTCCTGTTTTTGCCCTAGGGGCAACCCCTGAGGGTCTGGAGGAACAGAGAGGGTAGAAAAGGACCATAGTACCCTACCCAGTCTTCTGGCAGGTATGGCCTCATatacaaataatttcaaatattatttttgataACTTCAACAAGATTAATATACCTCACTCCACAAAAGCactaaaacattttcttattgtCCCTACATCATATCTTAACTTGCACattttcattttgactttttttttttacaaaatgaagTCGTAGATGCTTACTATACTTTGCAAAGTACAAGCTATAAAACAGTGATTTTATATGA
This genomic stretch from Cricetulus griseus strain 17A/GY chromosome 4, alternate assembly CriGri-PICRH-1.0, whole genome shotgun sequence harbors:
- the LOC100766661 gene encoding LOW QUALITY PROTEIN: olfactory receptor 5K1-like (The sequence of the model RefSeq protein was modified relative to this genomic sequence to represent the inferred CDS: inserted 1 base in 1 codon); protein product: MAENNYSVTNEFILVGFSDHPDLNTLLFLVFFVIYLVTMVGNLGLVVLIYMEHRLHTPXYIFLGNLALMDSCCSCAITPKMLQNFFSVDRRISLYECMAQFYFLCLAETADCFLLAAMAYDRYLAICNPLQYHTMMSKKLCLQMTVGAYIAGNLHSIIHIGFLFRLTFCRSHVIKHFFCDVLPLYRRSCVDPYLNELMILIFSGSIQTFTITIVLVSYLYILFTVFTMKSKDGRGKTLSTCASHFLSVSIFYGSLLYMYIRPSSVNEGDKDIPVAIFYTVVIPLLNPFIYSLRNKEVINVMKRIMKRFFSNIRKQGPSPLEKRYKAENALF